The proteins below are encoded in one region of Chiloscyllium plagiosum isolate BGI_BamShark_2017 unplaced genomic scaffold, ASM401019v2 scaf_2661, whole genome shotgun sequence:
- the LOC122547631 gene encoding alpha-actinin-3-like, whose protein sequence is MEPDDFRACLISMGYDLGEVEFARIMTLVDPNNTGVVTFQAFIDFMTRETAETDTAEQVMASFKILASDKVTRFSIVTRECSIATTHTRLTANTPRQLTQGALPCI, encoded by the exons ATGGAACCAGATGACTTCAGAGCCTGCCTCATCTCCATGGGTTATGATCTG GGTGAGGTGGAGTTTGCACGGATTATGACCCTGGTCGATCCTAACAACACCGGCGTGGTGACCTTCCAGGCCTTCATTGACTTCATGACCCGTGAGACAGCTGAGACAGACACTGCTGAACAAGTAATGGCCTCCTTCAAAATCCTGGCCTCGGACAAGGTAACACGCTTCAGCATAGTCACTCGGGAATGTTCAATCGCCACAACTCACACCCGGTTAACAGCTAACACTCCCCGCCAGTTAACACAGGGAGCtctaccctgtatctaa